A portion of the Cherax quadricarinatus isolate ZL_2023a unplaced genomic scaffold, ASM3850222v1 Contig3958, whole genome shotgun sequence genome contains these proteins:
- the LOC138852099 gene encoding uncharacterized protein: MAHPHDSLTPRRINTLLFEESDRDHEFSGFDTNGASNIQGISENIDDNPDDPQPITSGVATPVLGPSTSGVASVATSDPRPSTSGVASVATEDPGPSTSGVASVTHRQRHKRKLSFSLCFSSDSESDVSDDEIDFMPIEDSSSDSDAHYSPVKRSFRCRYLRSGSVPNAIPKGRGRSRSKTPATDSESDHEGEYVGMEEVVVGGMVPGPHCAVGGQRTARHPLNHVLPPLLSLLLLPPLAPCHRSTLHHVILSGTGHKVYSCHSLVILMLVEVVSLYFDKPIMNLIVTQTNIYYQYVMNNTAEVGESSRLHRWKDTTVAELYLFLATVMLMPHIYKNNILRRNRKHMPRFTGGSVEGEVQAFHANDIMALTWHDKRDMTLLSTIHKNEMVQTDRLSKFSNEPIVKPLAVVDYTNKMRLVDKCDMMIGFVDCVRRSREWYIKLFFHLVDTAVLNAFNMYEVKTGKRQRFADFSLNLVKQIARKYGTTHVPSPQQ; this comes from the exons atggcacatcctcATGATTCACTCACGCCTCGTCGTATTAACACTCTACTATTCGAGGAAAGTGATAGAGATCAtgagtttagtggatttgacaccaatggggccagtaatattcaaggaattagtgaaaatatcgacgataacccagatgacccccagcccatcacctctggggtagcTACACCTGTCCtagggccaagcacctctggggtagccagtgtggccacatcagaccctaggccaagcacttctggggtggccagtgtggccacagaagaccctgggccaagcacctctggagtggcaagtgttacccataggcaacgtcacaagaggaaactatcattttcccTGTGttttagtagtgatagtgaaagtgatgtaagtgatgatgagattgattttatgccaattgaggattcgtctagtgatagtgacgctcattattcaccagtgaaacGTTCTTTTAGGTGTCGTTAtctacgttcaggcagtgtgccaaatgcaatccccaagggtcgtggcaggtcacgatccaaaaccccggccactgatagtgaaagtgatcacgAAGGGGAGTATgtggggatggaggaagtagtggtgggtggcatggtgcctggaccaCATTGCGCAGTGGGTGGACAAAGGACTGCCCGGCAccccctcaaccatgtgctgcctccactcctctccctcctcctcctgccccccctcgccccatgccacaggtccaccctgcaccatgtgatcctgagtggaactggacacaaagtatattcgtgccacagccttgtgattttgatgctagtggaagtggtatcc ttgtactttgacaagcctataatgaacttgatagtgacTCAGACAAACATTTATTACCAATATGTCATGAACAACACAGCAGAGGTTGGAGAATCATCACGGCTGCACAGGTGGaaagacacaacagtggctgaattgtatttattccttgccactgtcatgcttatgccacatatctataagaacaatatac tgagaaggaataggaaacatatgccaaggttcactggaggcagtgttgaaggtgaagTGCAAGCGTttcatgctaatgacatcatggcactgacgtggcatgacaaacgagacaTGACATTGCTATCAACCATCCACAAAAACGAGATGGTACAAACAGACAGACTGAGCAAGTTCAGCAACGAACCTATTGTGAAGCCACTTGCTGTCGTGGACTATACGAACAAAATGcgactagttgacaagtgtgacatgatgatagggtttgttgactgtgtgcgtaggagtcgcgagtggtatataaaactgttttttcaccttgtagacactgcagtgctcaatgcattcaatatgtaCGAAGTAAAGACTGGAAAACGACAACGTTTTGCAGATTTCTCTCTGAATCTCGTCAAACAGATAGcaagaaagtatggtaccacacatGTACCTTCCCCTCAACAGTGA